The Candidatus Micrarchaeia archaeon DNA window TTTATGCAAATCAAATTGCGCTCCAACTTTTTCTTTCATACTTTTAAATTGAACATATGTTGTTATTGTTGGGCCTAAATTAATATCAGAAACATCATGTGTAAAACCAATATTTTCATATTGATCTGGTTTATCTAATTTTCCCTCAACTAAATCTATTTTAAGATTATTTGGGCTTTCAAATTTTTCAGTTTTTTCATAAAAATCTAAGGGAATTCTATTTATTACTTCCATTGAATGAACTTCATCATCAACTTCTTTTGGATTTAATAATGTAGTTAAAACAATTGGGATATCCATTGTTCCTCCTCTTGTCTCTGGAAGATAACTTTTTGAGAAATTTAAAAGTATATCCATTAAATTCATAAAACAATTTTCATCCCCATCACAATTTCTTCTTGTTCCACAAACTAGATATGGGTGCATATAAGCAACTCTGCCTTTTGTTGAACCTATTACTCTTGATAATATACCAGCAGAAGTATGTGGCGACTGTATAACACACAACTGACCTATTACTTCTTCTCTAGTTTTTATCATGTAAAACGGTTCCATTTGATATAAATGAATTAAAATATCATCAATAAAATTAGCAGTTTTGATAAAAAAATCAATTCCTTTTTCTGAAACAATAAAATCTTGAGGAAATATTTCAATTACTTGATCTTCATTAGTTATCTCCTTACCTAAATAATCTTTTGAATATCCTAACTCTTTTATTTTTTTAATTGATACTCCTATTTCTTTAGGTTTAAAATGTGTAATTGGTGCATCTGTAAAATCAAATCTTGAAGTTCCATCTTTAAAACAAGATAAATCATATTTTGCTCTAAAATATCCTTTTTCTAATCTTTCTGGAATTTTTGAATTATTTATTAACCCTTTAACTCCTTTTATTTTACTAGGTAATTTTCCATCCATATTATTTTTTAAATTATCTAAAATTGAGATAATATTTATTGATCTTGAATCATATTCACAAACTTTTCCTCCACACGGACATTCATTTCCATGTATAATCTCTCGCCCGCATTTAGAACAAATTTTTTGTGATATTGCTTCACCACCACAATCACATTTATTATAAAAGATTATTTTACCGCATTCAGAACATTTTTTTCTTGCAATTTCAACTTTTATTCCTCTATCTTTAGTTTTTTCTTTTAATTCATTATAAGTTTTTATAATATCTCTATGTTTATTTAAATTACCTAATGGGAATAGCACATTAACATCTGGTTTCATTTCTCTTTCTTTTGCTTTTTCAGGTCTTCCCATTCTAGAACCAATATACATAGGTGCTTTATTTTTTATTAAAACCCCAGATAATTCAGTTAAAAACTCTAAAATATTTTTATCTTCTTTCCATAACTCATTAAATCCATCTATTGAAATATCTTTGCCTTTTTTTAATCCTACGGTGGTATATATTGAATATGCAGTTTCAGAATCTAAAATCACTTTATTATTTTGAACTGTATGTAAAATACACAACTCTTCTAAAATTCTTTTTGCTTTTAAATCCTCTTCAGAATCTAAAGGAAGTTCACATAAACTTATTATACCTAAAACTCCTAAGGATTCAAATTCTATATCTGCTTTTATAAGCCAGTCTACTAATATTTTTAGTTTATTTAAATCTATATCTCCCCAAAAATAAAGATATGCTGGATGTAATGGAATTTCATATTCTTTTGCTAATTCAAACGCATCATATACATCAAAATCTTCTTTTATTTTAACTTCTTTTTCTTTACATATTTCTTCCCACCATTCTTCACAAAATGCACCTGGAATTAAGGGATGATTTGCTTTTATAAAATCCCCAATTGTAATTAACATATCCCCCAAAAATAAAATTTCTTCTATTTGTGGCTTTAATTGTTTTGCTTCTTGAATAGAATTCACTTTAACTACATTTCCATTTTTTAATTTAACAATTGGAGGTTCAATTGTATCACAAGGTAAAACAATGCATCCTTTTCCAGGTCTTTCTATTTTTACTTGTGTTCCTATTGCTGGAAATTCATCTAATACTTCCATTGTTGCTGGGTGAATTGCTTTTGCCATTATCCCTGTTATTCTTGTTCTTCCATACCTTAATCTAAACCCTCCTGGCCTCATAGGATATGAAAAAATAGGTCTTCCTGCAAGTATTTCTCCTAAATATGTTTTAATTGGTTTTATCTCAACTGTACTTTTACTTGAACTTTTAACTTTCATTATAGACTCAATCCAATCCCAATCTAAACCAATTTGTTTTGTATATCTAAAAACTTTAGGTGCTTTTTGTGCAATTCCTTCCCCAATAACTAAAGCCATTCCTCCACGTATTCTATTTGTTTCTATTCGTTCTAAATCTCTATGAACTGATACTTCTGGTTTATGTGTTGGATCCCCATCAATACATACTGGACAATTTTTAACAATTGTTTTTATCTCTTTTTCAGTAGGCATATATTGTAATCTTGCACATCTTGCATCATATATAATAATTTCTTCAACATATCTCTCTAATTCAGAATCAGTTGGTCTATAATCTTTTATTCCAGCTTCTCTTCTTGCAACATCTGCTAAAACTACACTTAATGCTGCTATTGTTCCTCCAGCACTTCGTATAGGTCCTGAAAAATAAATTGACAAATAATTACTTCCATCTGGGTTTTCTTTTATTTTTAATCCCCCAATACCTTCAGTTGGTGCTACTAACACTCCTTCAGTTAAAATAGCAACACCAGTTCTCACAGCTTGGTCAATTGCTTTTTCTAACTCCATATTTTTATTTTCATTTATCAATTTTTTAACAATTTCATAAGCAACAATAGTTCTTGCCATTCCACTATTTTCTAATTTTCTTATTTCCTCTGCTATTCCTTCCGGTCCTACTAACCCTTCAACTCTTCCAGCAACATCTTGAGCAAATTTTGTTTCTACTTCTTTTTTTGGATCTAATCCTTTTTCTCTTGCTTTTTGTGCAATTTTATAAAGTACATCTAACTTTTTTTGTAGATTATCAAAAT harbors:
- a CDS encoding DNA polymerase II large subunit, which produces MVEATKEMQNYFDNLQKKLDVLYKIAQKAREKGLDPKKEVETKFAQDVAGRVEGLVGPEGIAEEIRKLENSGMARTIVAYEIVKKLINENKNMELEKAIDQAVRTGVAILTEGVLVAPTEGIGGLKIKENPDGSNYLSIYFSGPIRSAGGTIAALSVVLADVARREAGIKDYRPTDSELERYVEEIIIYDARCARLQYMPTEKEIKTIVKNCPVCIDGDPTHKPEVSVHRDLERIETNRIRGGMALVIGEGIAQKAPKVFRYTKQIGLDWDWIESIMKVKSSSKSTVEIKPIKTYLGEILAGRPIFSYPMRPGGFRLRYGRTRITGIMAKAIHPATMEVLDEFPAIGTQVKIERPGKGCIVLPCDTIEPPIVKLKNGNVVKVNSIQEAKQLKPQIEEILFLGDMLITIGDFIKANHPLIPGAFCEEWWEEICKEKEVKIKEDFDVYDAFELAKEYEIPLHPAYLYFWGDIDLNKLKILVDWLIKADIEFESLGVLGIISLCELPLDSEEDLKAKRILEELCILHTVQNNKVILDSETAYSIYTTVGLKKGKDISIDGFNELWKEDKNILEFLTELSGVLIKNKAPMYIGSRMGRPEKAKEREMKPDVNVLFPLGNLNKHRDIIKTYNELKEKTKDRGIKVEIARKKCSECGKIIFYNKCDCGGEAISQKICSKCGREIIHGNECPCGGKVCEYDSRSINIISILDNLKNNMDGKLPSKIKGVKGLINNSKIPERLEKGYFRAKYDLSCFKDGTSRFDFTDAPITHFKPKEIGVSIKKIKELGYSKDYLGKEITNEDQVIEIFPQDFIVSEKGIDFFIKTANFIDDILIHLYQMEPFYMIKTREEVIGQLCVIQSPHTSAGILSRVIGSTKGRVAYMHPYLVCGTRRNCDGDENCFMNLMDILLNFSKSYLPETRGGTMDIPIVLTTLLNPKEVDDEVHSMEVINRIPLDFYEKTEKFESPNNLKIDLVEGKLDKPDQYENIGFTHDVSDINLGPTITTYVQFKSMKEKVGAQFDLHKKIRAVDIEDTAEKLILSHFIPDLYGNLRQFSQQSFRCVHCNAKYRRIPLIGKCRKCGGKIVLTVYEGGITKYLKLSKEMAIKYGFPLYLKQRLDLLERDIESIFKDEKAPQVSLSEFM